The region CGTTCTGTTTGCCTGCGCGGCGCTTTTGGTTGTTTGCCTACGGGGTTGCCTTTCCTTGATTTCTTAGTGGTCTATTAGCGTCGCCCCTGTGCGGGGCAGGCACTTACTTTCTTTGCCCACCAAGTGGACTTCCTTCGGGGCGCCGCCGCAAAGAAAGTAAGCAAAGAAAGCGGCTTCACACCGCTAATTCTTAAGCGGGTCCCCTGGCTTGGAGCAGGCAGTGGAGCATCTGGAACCAGTGTTCCCGCACACTCCACGCTAGTGACAAGGCAGTCATACTTCCGGCGGCGCTGCGCGCGCCGTAGCGGTACTTCATCAAACCACCGGCTGGTTTCGGCGCTCGACGGTACCTCATCAAACCGCCCGCCGGTTTCGGCGCTCAGTGGTACTTCGCGAAACCGCCTGCCGGTTTCAGCGGCGACGTTTCGCCCGGCATAGTGGCTCGCGCTCCCAAGCTTCAGTGCTTCGCCGAGGCGAAGCCGATGGCCCCCACCAAACCAAACCGAAGCCACTGGTTTCCCCAGCAGACCGTTCCGGTGAGCACGCAGTGCGAGGCGGGAAGCATGACTGCCTTGTCACCAGGGCTGAATGCGCGAGGACACAGATTCCAGATGCTCCACTACCTCCTCCAAGCCAGGGGACCCGCTTAAGAATTAGCGGGGTGAAGCCGCTTTCTTTGCTTACTTTCTTTGCGGCGGCGCCCCGAAGGAAGTCCACTTGGTGGGCAAAGAAAGTAAGTGCCTGCCCCGCACAGGGGCGACGCTAATAGACCACTAACAAATCAAGGAAAGGCAACGCCGTAGGCACACAGACATAATGCGCCGCAGGCAAAAAACTCTAAAACGCAATTTCAGGCTTAGCAGCCGACCGAGTCCCCGGCAACGGGACATTACTCGCCCCGTGATAGGTAAACACCAAAGAAAACTTAACCTGATCGCTAAGATTCTTCCCAGCCGAATGCAACGTATTGCAATGAAAAAAAACCACATCGCCGGCGCGAAGCTCAGGCGAAACAGCGGTTCGAATCAGCGCCTGATTCTCCTCCAGATCGGAGCGAAAAAACTTGGCCTCATCAAACCGATCAGAAGTAAAAGAAGCACTATGTGACTTCGGCACCAACCACAACGCACCGTTATCGACAGTCTCCGCCCCCACAGCAAGCCACACAGACACCAGGTCGTCACGCTCGAACGACCAATACCTCACATCGCGATGCCAGCCCGTCAAACTGCCATAAGCAGGATGCTTGGTCATCATGCAGTTGTGATGCGCCCGCGATAACCGCGGCTCCTCACCGAAATACAACTCCATCCAGCCGCGAATTTCCGGTGCAGTCGCCCATTGAGCAAAACTCGGATGACGCGCATACGCGTCGAGCAACCGCCGAACCGTATGCCCACCCGGCGCATATTTAGACTCCGGCGCCCCCGGATAACGCAGATCCGCTTCGAACTCGATCGGCGCCGCCGCCTCCTTCAATTGCCGCTCCGCAATCTGCTTCAGTTCGCCGCAACGCTCGGGTGACACCAGTCCCGGCACAACGACAAAGCCCTGCTCCCGCAACGTTTGAATCTGTTCTTTCTTCGAGTGAACTGACATGGATATTCCGTTACTTTCGACTGGCTGATGCTGGATTGTAAAACGGGCGCGATCGGGCTGCGCGCAGTTTCGCCCACCAACTCGCCCACCAGCCAGCCATCGTCTTACGCACGACTTTCATGCGCAATGAAATTTCATCGCACGTTGTAAGGGCAATCACGCACGATAGACGGGCGCAAAGGGCACGATCCGACAGGCATGCAGGACCTTCCAACCCCGTAAAAACCCGGATTCGCAGGGTAAAAACGGACTTTCTGACGTCACGAATCGCGTGTAGCCTGCACGCATGTTGATCGCCACTCCCGCACTTCGGCGACGCGCACAGGCCGCCATGGCCGATTCCGCCGTCCTCCGTGCCCTTTCCAGTCGATTCCCAGGCTTTCGCGCCGTCCATCGCGACACCGCCGTTGGCACATTTGGTGCTCCTTTCGGTGCGCATTCCGTCGCGCGACACGTTGCCTACTTGTGAAGCCATGCATACTCTTCTGAGCACCCGTCTTACCCGCGCCGCGTTGAAAGCGGCGCGTCCCGCGCGCCGCCATGTCGTGCGCGCACTGCGTCACCACGCCACCCGCACTCGCGCGCTAGGCGAACAATGGCGCGACGCCAAAGCGGTCGACGGTATTCGCACGTGGTTCCAGACCTTCTTTGCAGCGCTGCGCATACAAGGTGGCTCGCGCCGTTTTTCGCTGCGTACGCTGCTGCGCAAACCGACGCCGCTGCGTGCGTTGACTGCCACACGCCGTGCACCGGTTGCCGCGCCGCAGAGCACGAGCCGCCGCCCGCGCCGGATGTCGACGAGCGGTAGCACCGGCTGGTTTGCGTTCGCGTTTGCGAGCCGTTAAGCCAATCAACAGGCGCGCCGTCAGCCCGTAGTTTCTGTGCGGCGAGCATGCTCGCCGCAGTTCAGCGTTGATGCCCTCGTCTAACCCTGCGGCAAAGCAACGCATGCAACGGCTATAAAAAAACCCCGCCCGGCTCACGCCGGCGGGGTTTTTCGTTAAAGCGAACTGCGCGCGCTTAATCTGCGAGCGCGGCGACCGGCTCCGTGCCGGCAGCTTCAGCGAGCGCCAAAGCCTTGTCCGTGGCTTCCCACGTGAATTCCGGCTCTTCGCGGCCAAAGTGACCGTAGGCCGCGCTTTTCTCGTAGATCGGGCGCAGCAGGTCGAGCATCTGGATGATGCCCTTCGGACGCAGATCGAAATGCTCCTGCACGAGCTTCGTGATCGTCGCATCCGACACGCGGCCCGTGCCGAACGTGTTGACCATCACCGAAGTCGGCTGTGCCACGCCGATCGCATACGACACCTGAATCAGGCAGCGCGAAGCCAGACCAGCGGCAACGATGTTCTTCGCCACGTAACGGCCGGCATAAGCCGCCGACCGGTCGACCTTCGACGGATCCTTGCCCGAGAACGCGCCGCCGCCGTGAGGCGCCGCGCCGCCGTAGGTGTCGACGATGATCTTGCGGCCGGTCAAACCGCAATCGCCTTGCGGACCGCCGATCACGAACCGGCCGGTCGGGTTCACCAGGAACTTGATGTCGCCTTTGATGAGCTCAGCCGGCAACGTCGGCTTGATCACTTCCTCGATCACGGCTTCGCGCAGCGTGTTCAGGTCGATGTCCGGCGAATGCTGCGTGGACAACACGACGGTGTCGATCGAATACGGCTTGCCGTCGACGTAACGCACAGTGACCTGCGACTTTGCATCCGGACGCAGCCACGGCAGACGGCCGTCGCGGCGCAGATTCGCCTGGCGCTCGACCAGACGGTGCGACAGATGGATCGGCAACGGCATCAGTTCCGGCGTTTCTTCGCACGCGTAGCCGAACATCAGGCCCTGGTCGCCGGCGCCCTGGTCGAGGTTGTTGTCGTGCGCGCGATCCACGCCTTGCGCGATGTCCGGCGATTGCTTGTCGTACGCGACGAGCACCGCGCAGCCGCGGTAGTCGATACCGTAATCGGTGTTGTCGTAGCCGATGCGCTTGATCGTGTTGCGCGCGACCTGGATGTAATCGACGTTCGCGGTGGTGGTGATTTCACCGGCCAGCACGACCAAGCCCGTGTTGCACAGTGTTTCGGCAGCAACACGCGAATATTTGTCTTGCGCCAGAATGGCGTCGAGGATTGCGTCCGAAATCTGATCCGCGACTTTGTCGGGATGGCCTTCGGACACGGATTCGGAAGTGAAGAGATAATCGTTTGCCACGTTGCAGACTCCTGTTTTGTGGTTACGGTTGAGTTTCACGTAGCCAGCTTCGGGAGCCTTGAAGCGGCGACGCTTTAGCGGATTACATGACCGCCAGGCGCGCCCCATATGGGTTGTGTGCCTGACAGCTTCGCCCCGCAAGTTGTCTATTAACTCGGCGAAGCCCTTATTATAGCGACTTCCTTTGATTGTCACAGAGTGTTCACCCGTGCCGTATTTCAACCCGTTTCCAGGTTTCTTGAGCAAAGCGTCGCTCGACGCCCTACACGGAGGGGCGGCATGCTGAGTCGTATTGGTGCTTACCTGGCCATTGGGCTGCTGAAATTTTTAGCGCTGCTGCCGTACGGCCTCGTTGCAAGAATGGGCGACGGGCTTGGCTGGCTGCTCTATCAGATCCCCAGCAATCGTAAGCGCATTGTTCACATCAACCTGAGCTTGTGTTTCCCGGAATGGAGCGAGGAGCACCGCGCAGAGATCGCGCAGAAACACTTCCGCCATGCGATCCGCAGTTTTTTGGAGCGCAGCGTGCAGTGGTTCGGCTCTGCGAAGAAGCTCGAAAAGCTCGTGCAGGTGGATAGCGAGATCGATCTGCTCGATCCTGACATGCCGCCCACCCTGCTGCTTGGCGCGCATTTCGTCGGTATCGAGGCAGGTTCCGTGTTCATTAATCACGCACTGCGCCGGCAGTGCGGCGCGCTCTATCAGCCGATGTCCAACAAGGTGCTCGACGACGTGGCCATAGCCGCGCGCGGTCGCTTCGGCGCGGATATGGCAAGCCGCGCCGACAGCGCGCGCATCGTGCTGCGCTGGCTGCGCGACCGCAAGCCCGTCATGCTCGGCGCCGACATGGACTACGGCATGCGCAACTCGACGTTCGTGCCGTTCTTTGGTGTACAGGCATGCACGCTGACGGCCGTCGGACGGCTTGCCAAAGTCGGGCATGCGCAAGTGGTGCCGTTCATCGGCGAAGTGCTGCCCAACTACAAAGGCTACCGGTTGAAGGTATTCAAGCCGTGGGACAACTACCCCTCCGGCGACGACGATATCGATGCGCGTCGCATGAATGCCTTCCTCGAAGAGCAGATTCCGCTGATTCCCGAGCAGTACTACTGGGTGCACAAGCGCTTCAAGACGCGCCCGCCGGGCGAACCGGGTGTGTACTGAGCGCATTGCGTCGAGAAAGCGCCGGAGCGCGGAAATAACGCGGTGTCCGGCTCACCTGCCGGCGCGTCACTTACAATAGCGTGATGAAACTGAAATTCACCAAAATGCACGGCGCGGGCAATGACTTCGTCGTGCTCGACGGCTACACCCAACCGGTCAACCTGACGCCGGAACGGGTGCGCGCGCTCGCGGACCGGCATTTCGGCGTCGGCGCCGACCAGTTGCTGCTGGTCGAAAAGCCCACGCTCGACGGCGTCGATTTCCGCTATCGCATCTTCAATTGCGACGGCGGCGAGGTCGAGCATTGCGGCAACGGCGCGCGCTGCTTCGTCAAGTTCGTGCGCGATACCGGCCTGACCGACAAGCGCAGCGTGCGCGTGCAGGTCCAGAACGGCACCATCACGCTGACCATGCAGGACAATGGCGAAGTGCTGGTCGACATGGGCACACCTGTGTTCGAACCGGCGCGTGTGCCGTTCGATGCCAAGGGCCTCGAAGGCCGTAGCGAAGGCGCCGACACGCTCTGGCCGCTCGACGTGAACAGCGTGACGCGATGGATCTCGGTGGTGTCGATGGGCAATCCACACGCGGTGCAGGTGGTCGACGACGTCGAAGATTTCCCGGTACTGACCGATGGCCCGGTGATCGAGCGGCATGCGCGTTTCCCACAGCGAGTGAACGCGGGCTTCATGCAGATCGTCGGCCGTAGCGAAATCAAACTGCGCGTCTACGAACGCGGCGCCGGTGAAACGCTGGCGTGCGGCACGGGCGCTTGCGCGGCGGTCGCCGCCGGCATTCGCCGCGGGCTGCTGGATGCGCCGGTCCTCGTGCACACGCACGGCGGCAAGCTGACGATTTCGTGGGACAGTACGCGCGAGGCCGCGCCGCTCCTGATGGCCGGTCCCGCGGCAACTGTTTTCGAAGGCGAAATCGAGCTGGCCGATTAACCGATTAAGCGGCCACACCAACTCATTGACCGATGCGCCGCCCGAAGGCGTCGTCCCGTAGTCCTTTAGCCGAAACCATGAACGATCGCGAAGTCTCCGAATATCTGCTCGCCAACCCCGAATTCTTCGCCGAACACGCGGAAATGCTCGCGACGATCCGGCTTGCGAACCCGCACGGCAAAGCCGCGGTGTCGCTGCAGGAACGGCAGATGGAAATGCTGCGTGACAAGAACAAACATCTCGAACGGCGCCTCGCCGAGTTGCTGCGTTACGGCCACGAGAACGACAGCATCGCGTCGAAATTCAATCGCTGGACTATCCGCGTGATGGCCGAGCGCGATCCGTATGCGCTGCCGCGCACGATCGCGACCGGCTTGCGCGACATTTTCGACGTGCCGCAAGCCGCGCTGCGCGTGTGGGATATCGCCGAACCGTACGCACAGGCCGACTTCGCGCGCCATGTCGGCGAGGAAGTGCGGATCTTCGCGAACAGTCTCGCCACGCCGTATTGCGGCGCGAACACCGGCTTCGAAGCGGCGCAGTGGTTGGCGCCCGCAGTGTCGGCGGTGGCCGACGACGCGTCGTCGTCTTCGTCGGCGGAAAACGCGAGCGAATCCGCCCACGCCACCGAGTCGATCGCGCTGCTCGCGCTGCGCGACCCCGAAGGCAAGGAAGAAGCGCCCACCTTCGGCCTGCTGGTGATGGGCTCAGGCGACCCGCGCCGCTTCCACGACGGCATGGCCACCGATTTTCTGACGCAGATCGGCGCGTTGGCGAGCGCGGCACTGAGCCGCCTGCTGCCGCGCTGATCCCACGCCGATCCGCCCAAACGCCGCCCATCGTGACCGAAGCCGACCCGATCGCCGCCTATCTGTCGAACCTCGAACACGAGCGGCGGTTGTCGGCTCATACGCTGCGCGGCTACGCCCACGAACTTGAAGAGCTCAAGCTGCTGGCCAAAGGTCGGCCGCTCGAAAGCCTCACCGCCATCGACATCCGCGGCGCCGTCTCACGCGCGCACGCGGGTGGACTGACCGCGCGCTCGATCAGCCATCGGCTTTCGGCGTGGCGTGCGTTTTATCGCTGGTTCGCGGGCCACGTCGACTTGCCGGCCAATCCGGTCGCCACGGTGCGCGCGCCGAAACAGGCCAGGACGCTGCCCAAAGCGCTTTCCGTCGACGACGCCACGCGCCTGATGGAAAGCCCGCCCGCCGCCACACCCGAAGGTTTGCGCGATCACGCGATGCTCGAGCTGTTCTACTCGTCGGGCCTGCGCCTGTCTGAACTGGTCGGTCTCGACGCCCGTTTCGCCGACGCCGGCGGCTACCGTTCCGCGGGCTGGCTCAAGCTCGATTCCGCCGAAGTCGAAGTGCTCGGCAAGGGCAACCGGCGCCGCATCGTGCCGGTCGGCAGCAAGGCGCTCGACGCCTTGCGCGCGTGGCTCGAGGTGCGCGACCAGATGGTGAAGCACGATCCGCATCCGCTGTTTCTGTCGGTGCGCGGCAATCGTCTGTCGCCGAACGTGGTGCGTGAACGCGTGAAGCGCGCGGCGCTGGTCGCCGGCATTCCCGCCAACGTGCATCCGCACGTGCTGCGGCATTCGTTCGCCACGCATGTGCTGCAATCGAGCGGCGACCTGCGCGCGGTGCAGGAACTGCTCGGCCACGCCAGCATCACCGCCACTCAGGTCTACACCGCGCTCGATTTCCAGCATCTCGCGCACGTCTACGATCAGGCGCATCCACGCGCCAAAAAACGCGACTGACTCCGCTTTTTGCGGTTTGCAGTCTCCGCCTTCGCTTGACCTGCCGTGTGGGTCTCTCCATGCGGCCTATTGCTCTGCTGACACCCTGATGAATACCGTTACGCTCAAACCGTCGAAAGAAAAGTCGCTGCTGCGCCGCCATCCGTGGGTCTATGCCAACGCGATCGATCGCGTCGACGGCAATCCCGCCGCCGGCGCCACCGTACTGGTGCGCGCGCACGACGGCCGCTTCCTCGCGCGCGCCGCCTACAGCCCGCATTCGCAGATCCGCGCCCGCGTATGGAGCTTCGACGAAACCGAGCCGATCGACCACGCGTTCTTCAAACGCCGCGTGCAGCGCGCACTGGCGCATCGTCAAACGATGGTGCACGACACCGGCGCCGTGCGGCTGATTTTCGGCGAAGCGGACGGACTGCCAGGCCTGATCGTCGATCATTACGTCGCCGAGGACGAAGGCCAGCGCAGCCAGCTCGTCTGTCAGTTCATGGCGGCGGGCGTCGAAGCATGGAAGGAAGCGATCGTCGCCGCGCTGACCGATGCGACCGGTTGCCCGAACGTCTACGAACGCTCGGACGTGTCGATCCGCCAGAAGGAAGGTCTCGAGCAGATCGCCGGCGTGCTGGCGGGCGAATCGCCGTCCGAGACGCTGATCGCGAGCGAAAACGGCGTGCGTTATCACGTCGACGTGCGCAACGGCCACAAGACCGGCTTCTACGTCGACCAGCGCGACAACCGCGCGCTGGTGCAGCAACTCGCGCGGGACCGCGACGTGTTGAACTGCTTCTGCTACACCGGCGGTTTCTCGCTGGCAGCGCTCAAAGGCGGCGCCAAACGCGTGGTGTCGATCGATTCGTCTGGAGAGGCGCTGGCGCTCGCGCAGCAGAACGTCGCGGCCAACGGCTTCGACGCGGAGCGCGCCACGTGGCTCGACGCCGACGCGTTCAAGACCCTGCGCCGCCTTTACGACGACGGCGAACGCTTCGACCTGATCGTGCTCGATCCGCCAAAATTCGCGCCGTCGCGTGAACACGTAGACCGGGCCGCGCGCGCCTACAAGGACATCAACCTGACCGGGCTGAAGCTGCTGCGCCCGGGCGGCCTGCTGTTCACCTATTCGTGCTCCGGTGCGATCGACGCCGAACTGTTCCAGAAGATCGTCTCCAGCGCGGCCGCCGACGCGCGCGTCGATGCACGGATTCTCAAGCGCCTCGGCGCGGGGGTGGACCATCCGCTGCTCACCGCATTCCCGGAAGGCGAGTACCTGAAAGGCCTATTGTTGCAAATCGCCTGATCGCCCATAGTTTCAGGGTTATTTCCCGCGCTGGCAGCGTAGGCAAACCAGGGTTCGAACCCGGCCGCCAGCGCCGGTTCGACAGATATGTTCCAATAACCGGCTAGATTGGGCTGCGCACCATCAGGCTGCCGCGCCCGGTCCGACGCATTCGATTACGCAGACTCACGTACATACAGGCGACCAACATGATCCCAGTCACGATCCTGACCGGCTTTCTCGGCAGCGGCAAAACCACCCTGCTCAAGCGCATCCTGAACGAAAAGCACGGCATGAAGATCGCCGTGATCGAAAATGAGTTCGGCGAAGAGAACATCGATAACGAAATCCTCGTGCAGGACACCAGCGAACAGATCATCCAGATGAGCAACGGCTGCATCTGCTGCACGATCCGCGGCGACCTTTCGCGCGTGCTGGGCGATCTGGCGGCGAAGAAGCAGTCCGGCGAACTGGATTTCGACCGGGTCGTGATCGAAACCACCGGCCTCGCCAATCCGGGCCCGGTCGCTCAAACGTTCTTCATGGACGACCAGATCGCCAATGAATTCCTGCTCGACGCGATCATCACGCTGGTCGACGCGAAGCACGCGAACCCCCAGCTCGACGAGCACGAAGTGGTGCAGCGCCAGGTCGGCTTCGCCGATCGCCTGTTCATCACGAAGGCCGATCTGGTCGAGGAAGAACACGTGGCCGATCTGCGCCACCGCCTGCTGCACATGAATCCGAGGGCGGCGATCAAAGTCGTCAATTTCGGCGAAGCGGAGATCAAGGAAATCTTCGACCTGCGTGGCTTCAACCTGAATTCGAAGCTCGAGATCGATCCGGAATTCCTCGCCGAAGACGAACACGCGCACAGCCATGCTCACGCGCACGACGAGCACGGCCATACCCACGGCGATCACGATCACGAAAACTGCGATCACGACCATGGCCGTTGCGATCACGACGGCCACGATCACGCGAATCATCACCACGCGCACCACGACGACAAGATCAAATCGTTCGTCTACCGCAGCGACCGTCCGTTCGATCCGAACAAGCTGGAAGACTTCCTCGGCGGCATCCTGCAGATCTACGGTGAGCGTCTGTTGCGTTACAAGGGCGTGCTGTACATGAAGGGCGTCGACCGCAAGGTGGTCTTCCAGGGCGTGCATCAGATGATGGGCAGCGATCTGGCCGCGAAATGGCAGCCGATCGAGAAGAAGACCAACAAGATGGTATTCATCGGCATTGAACTGCCGCAAGACCTGATCACCGACGGTCTGAATGCCTGTCTGGCGTAAGGCGCGAGCGGCGGTTGCTCGTACCGTGCCGTTCCGTTGGACCGCGTGTGTGTGCCTTCAGGCACATGGGCGCCGCGTCAATCGTCTGCTGAATGCGCCGAAAGGCCACTGAAAAGTCGTGTGTATGAAAAGCGCGTGAAAACCCTGCTGTATTAAAGCGTGCACGACCATCGCTTTTTGGTCGTGCGCGCGTTATATTTTCAGGATATCGACGCGCTGCAGCGGGATTTCCACCAGTTGCGGTGCAGGATTGTGATTCAGTTACAATACGTGCCCACTGGAGAATGACAACGAATTGCCCGGTCAGCGCGTATCCCGCGCCGGGCCTGAAATGGCGCCGGAAAATCTTGTCCGGAAACACGCCGACAATGCCGGCTGGCACAGCCTGAACGGGCGCGCGGCCGGTAAGCACTGCCTCAGGAGCATTTGAGAACCGGTTTCCAGAGGAGTTCGGCCCCGCATTGGCGTAGCGACGCCCAGCGCGCAGGCGCTCGGCGCTTCGGCGTCACGACAGTCCACCGTCCGTGTTCGCCCTGCGCTCGTTGAGCGTCTTCGAGGCGCCTTTGCGGGCAACACGAAAGTGCGGGCACTATGTAAGAGTTTTGCCTCACATTGAAGAAGCAAGCCAGATGACGACGAAACGACTCTTGACTGAAGCCGAAATCCTGAAGATGAGCGACAAGGATTACATGAATGAGGATCAGCTCGCTTTCTTCAAGAACAAGCTCGAACAGCTGCAGGCGGAGATTCTCCGCAATGCCGGCCAGACGACCGAAAACCTGCGCGAAACGGTAATCGTGCCGGACCCGGCCGATCGCGCAACGATCGAGGAAGAGCATGCGCTCGAACTGCGCACGCGCGACCGCGAGCGCAAGCTGCTGAAGAAGGTGCAGCAATCGCTCGCGCGCATCGATTCGGGCGATTACGGCTGGTGCGAAGAAACCGGCGAGCCAATCGGCATCCCGCGTCTGCTCGCACGGCCCACGGCCACCCTGTCGCTCGAAGCGCAGGAACGCCGCGAACTGCGCCAGAAGCTGTTCGGCGACTGAACGCCAGCGGCGCGGCTTCGGCTCCGCGCCCTGTTACGCTGCTTCATCGAGAGGCGCACGGTGATCTGTGCGCCTTTTTTCTTTTGCAAGGCACTTTTTAGCGTTCGCTGGGGACACGGCCCCGATCGTCCGGCTGGCTGCGGTTCTACGCTGCGCCGGTGCTGCCACCTGCCTCTTCGCCCTCTCCCGTGCGCCGTCCTGGTCACGTGTTTTTTGTCTTATGCCATTTGCCGGCTCTTGATATGACCGCGCACGCCCTAAAATAAACCGAACATGCGCTGCACGAGCGCGCGCCGGCCAGTTGATCGTTGAGTTGATTGTTTCAGCGTCGCGCGCCGTCCGCTTCCCGGATTCATGCGGTGGCGCTGCGCTACCGCGTCCTACCCGTTTTGCAAAGAGGAACGCA is a window of Paraburkholderia sp. IMGN_8 DNA encoding:
- a CDS encoding phytanoyl-CoA dioxygenase family protein — encoded protein: MSVHSKKEQIQTLREQGFVVVPGLVSPERCGELKQIAERQLKEAAAPIEFEADLRYPGAPESKYAPGGHTVRRLLDAYARHPSFAQWATAPEIRGWMELYFGEEPRLSRAHHNCMMTKHPAYGSLTGWHRDVRYWSFERDDLVSVWLAVGAETVDNGALWLVPKSHSASFTSDRFDEAKFFRSDLEENQALIRTAVSPELRAGDVVFFHCNTLHSAGKNLSDQVKFSLVFTYHGASNVPLPGTRSAAKPEIAF
- the metK gene encoding methionine adenosyltransferase — protein: MANDYLFTSESVSEGHPDKVADQISDAILDAILAQDKYSRVAAETLCNTGLVVLAGEITTTANVDYIQVARNTIKRIGYDNTDYGIDYRGCAVLVAYDKQSPDIAQGVDRAHDNNLDQGAGDQGLMFGYACEETPELMPLPIHLSHRLVERQANLRRDGRLPWLRPDAKSQVTVRYVDGKPYSIDTVVLSTQHSPDIDLNTLREAVIEEVIKPTLPAELIKGDIKFLVNPTGRFVIGGPQGDCGLTGRKIIVDTYGGAAPHGGGAFSGKDPSKVDRSAAYAGRYVAKNIVAAGLASRCLIQVSYAIGVAQPTSVMVNTFGTGRVSDATITKLVQEHFDLRPKGIIQMLDLLRPIYEKSAAYGHFGREEPEFTWEATDKALALAEAAGTEPVAALAD
- a CDS encoding lipid A biosynthesis lauroyl acyltransferase; this translates as MLSRIGAYLAIGLLKFLALLPYGLVARMGDGLGWLLYQIPSNRKRIVHINLSLCFPEWSEEHRAEIAQKHFRHAIRSFLERSVQWFGSAKKLEKLVQVDSEIDLLDPDMPPTLLLGAHFVGIEAGSVFINHALRRQCGALYQPMSNKVLDDVAIAARGRFGADMASRADSARIVLRWLRDRKPVMLGADMDYGMRNSTFVPFFGVQACTLTAVGRLAKVGHAQVVPFIGEVLPNYKGYRLKVFKPWDNYPSGDDDIDARRMNAFLEEQIPLIPEQYYWVHKRFKTRPPGEPGVY
- the dapF gene encoding diaminopimelate epimerase, translated to MKLKFTKMHGAGNDFVVLDGYTQPVNLTPERVRALADRHFGVGADQLLLVEKPTLDGVDFRYRIFNCDGGEVEHCGNGARCFVKFVRDTGLTDKRSVRVQVQNGTITLTMQDNGEVLVDMGTPVFEPARVPFDAKGLEGRSEGADTLWPLDVNSVTRWISVVSMGNPHAVQVVDDVEDFPVLTDGPVIERHARFPQRVNAGFMQIVGRSEIKLRVYERGAGETLACGTGACAAVAAGIRRGLLDAPVLVHTHGGKLTISWDSTREAAPLLMAGPAATVFEGEIELAD
- a CDS encoding DUF484 family protein, producing the protein MNDREVSEYLLANPEFFAEHAEMLATIRLANPHGKAAVSLQERQMEMLRDKNKHLERRLAELLRYGHENDSIASKFNRWTIRVMAERDPYALPRTIATGLRDIFDVPQAALRVWDIAEPYAQADFARHVGEEVRIFANSLATPYCGANTGFEAAQWLAPAVSAVADDASSSSSAENASESAHATESIALLALRDPEGKEEAPTFGLLVMGSGDPRRFHDGMATDFLTQIGALASAALSRLLPR
- the xerC gene encoding tyrosine recombinase XerC, whose translation is MTEADPIAAYLSNLEHERRLSAHTLRGYAHELEELKLLAKGRPLESLTAIDIRGAVSRAHAGGLTARSISHRLSAWRAFYRWFAGHVDLPANPVATVRAPKQARTLPKALSVDDATRLMESPPAATPEGLRDHAMLELFYSSGLRLSELVGLDARFADAGGYRSAGWLKLDSAEVEVLGKGNRRRIVPVGSKALDALRAWLEVRDQMVKHDPHPLFLSVRGNRLSPNVVRERVKRAALVAGIPANVHPHVLRHSFATHVLQSSGDLRAVQELLGHASITATQVYTALDFQHLAHVYDQAHPRAKKRD
- a CDS encoding class I SAM-dependent rRNA methyltransferase, which encodes MNTVTLKPSKEKSLLRRHPWVYANAIDRVDGNPAAGATVLVRAHDGRFLARAAYSPHSQIRARVWSFDETEPIDHAFFKRRVQRALAHRQTMVHDTGAVRLIFGEADGLPGLIVDHYVAEDEGQRSQLVCQFMAAGVEAWKEAIVAALTDATGCPNVYERSDVSIRQKEGLEQIAGVLAGESPSETLIASENGVRYHVDVRNGHKTGFYVDQRDNRALVQQLARDRDVLNCFCYTGGFSLAALKGGAKRVVSIDSSGEALALAQQNVAANGFDAERATWLDADAFKTLRRLYDDGERFDLIVLDPPKFAPSREHVDRAARAYKDINLTGLKLLRPGGLLFTYSCSGAIDAELFQKIVSSAAADARVDARILKRLGAGVDHPLLTAFPEGEYLKGLLLQIA
- a CDS encoding GTP-binding protein — its product is MIPVTILTGFLGSGKTTLLKRILNEKHGMKIAVIENEFGEENIDNEILVQDTSEQIIQMSNGCICCTIRGDLSRVLGDLAAKKQSGELDFDRVVIETTGLANPGPVAQTFFMDDQIANEFLLDAIITLVDAKHANPQLDEHEVVQRQVGFADRLFITKADLVEEEHVADLRHRLLHMNPRAAIKVVNFGEAEIKEIFDLRGFNLNSKLEIDPEFLAEDEHAHSHAHAHDEHGHTHGDHDHENCDHDHGRCDHDGHDHANHHHAHHDDKIKSFVYRSDRPFDPNKLEDFLGGILQIYGERLLRYKGVLYMKGVDRKVVFQGVHQMMGSDLAAKWQPIEKKTNKMVFIGIELPQDLITDGLNACLA
- the dksA gene encoding RNA polymerase-binding protein DksA; this translates as MTTKRLLTEAEILKMSDKDYMNEDQLAFFKNKLEQLQAEILRNAGQTTENLRETVIVPDPADRATIEEEHALELRTRDRERKLLKKVQQSLARIDSGDYGWCEETGEPIGIPRLLARPTATLSLEAQERRELRQKLFGD